In Arachis hypogaea cultivar Tifrunner chromosome 17, arahy.Tifrunner.gnm2.J5K5, whole genome shotgun sequence, a single window of DNA contains:
- the LOC112764190 gene encoding uncharacterized protein codes for MKKLCRNLDREDGLETVLEVPIPEEIFSSKNRAWQNMKSWMKPNAEPTSSVFGGKTTEIQLLLGVIGAPLLPFPISSHNNNQPIISCNIKHHNNIEGSMAKYIVKQYVAAVGGERALNSVESMYAMGQVRVGSSEFWGGEEGVMKKKKKKKRTTKEVAAAAGEMGGFVVWQKKPELWCLELVVSGYKISAGSDGKVAWRQTPWHHSHASRGPPRPLRRLIQGIDPRSTANLFNNSICIGEKTVNNEECFTLKLEAESASLKARSSSNVEIIQHTLWGHFSQRTGLLVQLQDSYLLKLKSSPSSQSGDAAVFWETNMESLIQDYRAVDGIQIAHAGKTSVSLSRFGAEGPNDFSRTRMEETWKIEEVDFNIKGLSMECFLPPSDLKRGEQHKAGEVATTITTTSTTSNNNNNNANKLPFKIRQASFKISASKVAAVNLDDSSDESESDEDVMIQE; via the exons ATGAAGAAGTTGTGTCGGAATCTTGATCGAGAGGATGGGCTTGAAACTGTGCTTGAAGTCCCAATTCCAGAAGAGATTTTCAGCAGCAAGAACAGGGCATGGCAGAACATGAAGTCATGGATGAAGCCAAACGCTGAACCCACATCATCAGTATTCGGAGGCAAAACTACAGAGATCCAACTATTGTTGGGTGTTATTGGAGCACCATTACTCCCCTTCCCTATAAGCTCTCACAACAACAACCAACCCATCATCTCCTGCAACATCAAACACCATAATAACATT GAGGGTTCAATGGCGAAATATATTGTAAAGCAGTACGTGGCAGCAGTGGGAGGAGAAAGAGCTTTAAACTCGGTAGAAAGCATGTATGCAATGGGTCAGGTGAGGGTAGGGAGCTCGGAGTTCTGGGGAGGGGAAGAAGGTgttatgaagaagaaaaagaaaaagaagaggacgaCAAAggaggtggctgcggcggcgggGGAGATGGGAGGGTTTGTGGTGTGGCAGAAGAAGCCGGAGTTGTGGTGCTTGGAGCTGGTGGTTTCCGGTTACAAGATAAGTGCCGGCAGTGATGGAAAAGTTGCTTGGAGGCAAACACCTTGGCATCATTCTCATGCCTCTAGAGGGCCCCCACGACCACTTAGGCGTTTAATTCAG GGTATTGATCCAAGATCCACTGCCAATCTTTTCAACAACTCAATATGCATTGGCGAGAAGACAGTGAACAATGAAGAATGTTTCACACTAAAACTAGAAGCAGAGTCAGCATCACTTAAAGCAAGAAGCAGCAGCAATGTAGAAATAATCCAACACACACTATGGGGCCATTTCAGCCAGAGAACAGGCCTTCTTGTTCAATTACAAGACTCCTACTTGCTCAAACTCAAGTCCTCGCCGTCATCCCAATCCGGCGACGCGGCCGTATTCTGGGAAACCAACATGGAGTCCCTAATACAAGACTACAGAGCCGTGGACGGCATCCAAATCGCGCACGCCGGGAAGACATCTGTGTCGTTGTCAAGGTTCGGAGCCGAGGGGCCGAATGATTTTTCTAGGACAAGAATGGAAGAGACATGGAAAATTGAAGAAGTGGATTTTAATATTAAAGGCTTGTCCATGGAATGTTTCTTGCCACCTAGTGATTTGAAGAGAGGTGAACAACATAAAGCAGGGGAAGTGGCTACCACCATTACTACTACTTCTACTAcaagcaacaataataataacaatgctaATAAGTTGCCATTTAAGATTCGACAAGCTTCTTTTAAGATTAGTGCTTCCAAGGTAGCTGCTGTTAACTTGGATGATTCAAGTGATGAAAGTGAAAGTGATGAGGACGTAATGATCCAAGAGTGA
- the LOC112764191 gene encoding 17.3 kDa class I heat shock protein, with product MSLIPTFFGRRPTPFDPSSLDAWDPFETFPFPPLPLRRHHHQQQLFPAEASSFLRANVDWKETPAAHVFKADVPGLKKEEVKVEIEDDRVLRISGERNRESEERNDTWHRVERSSGRFERSFRLPENAMVDQVKAAMEDGVLTVTVPKVQNRKKADVRSVQISG from the coding sequence ATGTCTCTCATTCCCACTTTCTTCGGTCGCCGACCCACCCCATTCGACCCCTCCTCTCTCGATGCCTGGGATCCATTCGAAACCTTCCCGTTCCCTCCCCTTCCCTtgcgccgccaccaccaccagcagCAGTTATTCCCTGCCGAAGCGTCGTCGTTTTTGCGCGCCAATGTTGACTGGAAGGAGACACCTGCTGCTCACGTGTTCAAGGCGGATGTGCCTGGCTTGAAGAAGGAAGAGGTGAAGGTTGAGATCGAGGACGATAGGGTGCTCCGAATCAGCGGTGAGAGGAACCGCGAGAGCGAGGAGAGGAATGACACGTGGCACCGCGTAGAGCGAAGTAGCGGCAGGTTCGAGAGAAGCTTCAGGCTCCCCGAGAATGCGATGGTTGATCAGGTCAAGGCCGCCATGGAAGACGGTGTTCTCACCGTCACCGTTCCCAAGGTTCAGAACAGGAAGAAGGCTGATGTCAGGTCCGTTCAGATCTCCGGCTGA
- the LOC112762818 gene encoding 18.3 kDa class I heat shock protein gives MAWSTGSVLNLTTVFFPDDVDWKETPAAHVFRTDVPGLSRDEVRVEIVKGWTVRIYGKRARDAREGTTDTWRHVGRWSGRFERTFKLPQNACVDQLRASMKHGVLTITVPKVEPLRSIPIDDED, from the coding sequence ATGGCTTGGAGCACCGGAAGTGTCCTAAACCTAACGACGGTGTTCTTTCCGGATGACGTGGACTGGAAGGAGACACCTGCCGCCCACGTGTTCAGAACCGACGTGCCTGGCCTCTCCCGGGATGAAGTCAGGGTCGAGATCGTCAAGGGATGGACGGTCAGAATCTACGGCAAACGGGCACGCGACGCCAGGGAAGGAACCACCGACACGTGGCGCCACGTGGGTCGCTGGAGCGGCAGGTTCGAGCGCACCTTCAAGCTACCTCAGAACGCCTGCGTGGACCAGCTCAGAGCCTCTATGAAACACGGCGTTCTCACTATCACCGTTCCCAAGGTCGAGCCCCTCAGGTCCATTCCTATTGATGATGAAGACTGA
- the LOC112765161 gene encoding 18.2 kDa class I heat shock protein, with the protein MSMIPSVFGGRRSNIFDPFSLDVWDPFQDIFSVAMSGPNASASAREASAIASTRVDWKETPEAHVFNVDLPGLKKEEVKVEVEDGRVLQISGERSREQEQKDDRWHRVERSTGKFVRRFRLPENANMDEIRAAMENGVLTITVPKVEEKRPEIKSIQISG; encoded by the coding sequence ATGTCTATGATCCCAAGCGTGTTCGGTGGAAGACGTAGCAACATCTTCGACCCATTCTCTTTGGACGTATGGGACCCCTTCCAGGACATTTTCTCGGTCGCTATGTCGGGTCCCAATGCGTCAGCGTCGGCACGTGAAGCCAGCGCCATAGCAAGCACCCGGGTGGACTGGAAGGAGACTCCGGAGGCGCACGTGTTCAATGTGGATCTTCCGGGgctgaagaaggaagaagtgaagGTGGAGGTTGAGGACGGGAGGGTGCTGCAGATAAGTGGTGAGAGGAGCAGGGAGCAGGAGCAGAAGGATGACAGGTGGCACCGCGTGGAGAGAAGTACGGGCAAGTTCGTTAGGAGGTTCAGGCTGCCCGAGAATGCTAATATGGATGAGATCAGGGCAGCTATGGAGAATGGCGTGCTGACCATAACTGTCCCTAAGGTTGAAGAGAAGAGGCCTGAAATCAAGTCTATTCAGATCTCTGGCTAA